The segment AACGAGctttatttgagaattttgcCTGGTGACTTGAAATATATTGAGCCAACtcactgattttaaaattgtaagcatttaacaaaataaatgttgtcaAAATTGAACCATTAGCAAAATCCAATAAACCCAACTCAAACATGCCGCGTGATTTCGAACATTCGCTCCAAAATCCCATTATGTTTTTGCGAGCCATAAAACGGAGCTAAAACTCAAATTATAATCCATGTTATTTCGAGCCCTTCTGGTTTGCTGATGGAAATTGCGAAATCACCAAATCAGAGGCCCGGGAAGGAGCTGCGTTTTTGGCGTTTTTGCGATCAGCCAGCAATCCCAGTAGGTTGGAACTGCAAAATCTGGCAGCATCCTAGAATTCCCGTAGTGGTGGTAAAGGAGTGCCGTGCAAACAAGGCGGTGTGTGGATGTTTTGTGTGCAAATAATAGGGCAGGAAGCGGCGGCAAGGTGTGTCAGGCATCCAGCCGGCTTGTTGGCTCTCAGCGCCGCAAATTAATCCCTTCATAATGCATCAGATGCGCGTGCAAAGCGACGAGAGAGAGGCCATTATTACAGCACACATGCACAACAACCTGCTAACAATGCACCAAGGGCAATAAAGCACTCTTCACGCCCTCGACGCGGCTGTGAGAGAAGGCCGTGCATTCAGCAGGTGCTGAACAGACGCACTCTCTCCCAAACCGACGTCTCCAGCTTGCCGCAAACACACCACACGATCCGCGTGAATCTGGACCAGCCTGTCGTCGGCGTTTTGCATGTGGATATAAGCACCTCTCGGTTGgggattttgcatttcaaatgcGTCGAATGCTTTcaagaaaggaaaacaaatgTTACGCTACTCAGATTTATACAGGTTTTTGCACACAGTTAGAAGCACAAGGTTTTTTGTTTGAGCCCACCTTCAAagctctttttttattcaagttttTGTCCTCACTTTAGCAATGACGAGAGTTTCTTTTAACTGGTTTGAACGTGGATTTGTACTcgaaaatactaaaaaaataactagGTTACCAtcaaaatttctgagaaaatcggctgcaAGGGGTTATTTTAGTGGATCGAGagtgacatttttaataaatgaaatttgtttatttatttatttagtttttaacaTCTTTGaggcttttaaaattgtaaaaatgtattattttaatacaaaatttcctaaattaaaacaagctAAAAAGTTTAGCGCTTAGCGATATACCCAGTTTTCGGTTTTCCACGCATTCGAATATAAAAGGTTGAGCAAAAAGATCTTGTATGTGTCAATAGCGCAAATGGATTGAGCTGAGCAGATACGCCGCGGCGGAGAAAAAAGTACTTCACTCGGTAAAACGAGACTCACGTGCGCGTCTGGCCGCATTAAATTGCGAGCAATCAGACAAAGTGCGAAACGCGACTGCTgttgcgttttatttattttgcattgttggcccAGCCGGCAGTTTTAAAAGCGcgcgaaatgaaattatacgCACGTCGGTGGCAGCATGATTTGGCCATTTTCGTAATGGGCGGCACAGACGCCGGCGTCTGAGCACCTAATGAGAATTACTGCCGCCTCGCTGCCTCTCGAAAGAGCAAAGGTGGTGGAAAGAGAGCCTGCTTGAAAAGGTCGCATCACCACCTTTGCCGTGCTTTGCATCGCTGAGTGCGGAAGCTGCTTTGGTGAATAAGAGCATTGATTGCCCTCAAACTCAACGTAACGCACGTAGTGGCTTTAGACGCTCTTTTCGCGCTTGCCGCAACCCTCTTTCAGCAAAGAGCCGCTTCCAGAAAGTGCTCGTGATGGAAGTAAAGAAATTTCACCTGGTTAGGAGCACTCTCGGATCGTTGTTGGTGATGTTGACTCAGTCAAATTGACAGATAATTGTGTTTGTGAGTTGTTTGAATAATACATAGCAAATCTGTTCTGTTTCAATTGCACACAGCGGATTGGTATGACATGCAGTATAttgctaattgaatttttgatcaCATTGGATATTGTGCTccacgtttaatttttttctgtacgTGTTGCGGAGTAATGGATATAGTTATGTGCTAAACCTATTATTTCTTCTGTGGCTGCCATGATGTTTAGgccatcaaattaatttttttttttaagtttatgaacattttttaatttatctccgCAAAACCAGTAAATCGTCAGTTTAGtcacctttttttaaaaaaaaatacaggtgagccacgcctccttttcaaaattacgCGAGTTACGCCCTCTTCCAGTGGTCTCTGTTTCCAAAAATCAGGAAGATTatgtgattttatatttacaatttgcaAAGCTTTCAAAAATCCgtcattttacaaaatttcccttgtggaaatcgattattatcgttacaagaggaaaattaacaaGCGGCAATACCACCGAGGGCTctgttgataaaataaataaatataaatttgaacgTTTATTcgaaaccaattttttgtcaatcaCTCTCTtcaaaatcgtctaaaaaGATTCTTTAGAGTTTCAGATgccatttgaaataataaaaaaaaggaatggaAACTTCGCactctataaaaataattcatatttttacctcAATATACGCAGCCCTAAGAATTATTAAATGTATTAAAGTTGTTGTAACTTCATTGATAGTATGATTTTGCCTTGGCTCTTCTATATTACATTAATTCCAAGAGATCGAGGCTATTTAACTTTGGGAAAGTATACCTTCAGACATTTCCCAATTTCGTAACACGACAGTCGTTACGTATCTGGgccaatttaaattcccgGGCGAGTGAACATACTAAAATAGCTCACTTGAATGTTCTAGTTAATCTTTCTGAAtgaaaccaattaaaatattcctgtTTTGATTGTTGGCAGGCAAAGATGACTTGGCTGGActcgtgctgctgctgcttctcgcTACGCTCTGGTACCATATTGAGCGGCATCCTCGGCATGGTAAGCAGGAAAAAGGGAGGCCAATTAAGTACTATCGCCATCAATTAATTAGCCGGCGATATCTTGGTGCCGCGCGTAACCCTTTCCCGCCGCGCAGTCTGCTCCGCAAATGGACGGCTGCGGATTAAATGACAGTCGGCCGGCCACTTCACTGCAGCCAAGGGAAAAGGAATGACCACTCGTCGCTAATTAATTGATAGCTTGCAACGCTCTGTTTGCAACAACCGAGGGGCTTTGCCATTTCATCCGCCATTATTCGAGTTCGTTCCCAAGCGAAATCGGTTTTATATGCTTCAGGTTTGATGTTTATTGCAATGCAATCTGTAATTGGATACGACGTCGCACTTAACGCTCTcgatcgataaaaaatattttatttctcattcgCGACAGCCGTCGGAGCTTCATTtctaataaatgaataaaacttgaaattgttGATGAACAAAAAGATcgagaaaatgattttggaaTGCTCGGCAACTGAGATTTACACTTTAATTTGACTTTGATTATCAGTATAAtgccattttatatttttatctcatctTCAATGCAATATGtaagcaaaaaaatgcttggCATTTATAGAATATGTTTTTCACCGTATATTTTCCTTCTATCTAGCACTGGACTTTCATTTTTGAGTGTGTCAATCGATTCCTAAAGGATAGAATCAGtctaatctaattttttaaacagttcGTCCAGTCAAAACTTTTAAGGAGACACATTTAATTTCTGGTTTCAAACTCTCAAGACTTGAAAGCTCCTATTCTCGTGTCGATCTCAGAACGGTCGCATGAGCGTCTCTCACCAGCAGAGACTCTTGACATTGTCGTTTTTGTGCACAAGCTGTAAATTATTGATGTTCATTGTTGGTGACCAGCCTCTCCAATTAACCTCAAGTGCATATGACGTAATTGGGTCGGCAGGTTGTTAGCATAGGCAAATGTGCTTGTGTCTCGATCGCTGCACTGCTTTGTGCACCAGCTCGCTTAACCCGACAGCTCGAGGTGCGCAGCAGCGTgcaaagaggaaattaatttctcgcaGCTGCTCGTCAGGAAAGTTAAACTCCGCTTCAATAGCTTATGAATCTCGACATTCAGTGATAATGGCTTCTTCGTGAATTGCAGAGGCGAGCGAGAACGCCGCGTGACTCTCAAGTTTTATCGTTTTTACTTGAGAAAGTTAGATctagaaacaaatttaaaagagcaaTTGCAGCTTTGcagatgcaataaatttttattgaaatgataaaaagaGAACTTcgtttttaagttaaaattttgtgcggCTGTTTTGCAGATTGTTGGATTCATTTCGATGGTCATGGTGTTGCTGACCGAGGTGAAAATGCAGACCATAATCATCGATACCCTCTCTCCTGAAATTGgtgagtaaataaatatcttgGATTTCTGAGTTTTAATGCTGTAAAGACATAAATAAACGTTTTGACGGCAACGGACCATCATAAAAAAGAGACTAAATAATGAACCAGTAAATGGACGAAAGGCTTTAAGTGAATATAATAAACTGAGGAAGAAACGAAGTGAACACATGAATAAATAAGCAACGGTTGAACAAACTTTCAGATCAATTATCATAGCTTTAcgaagataattaatttttttgttcaaatcgaAAAGCAGAAGTCAAAGAATCTTGAGAAAAATGCGACGtcttcataattatttatctgttCCAGTGCGCATCATTCTGGCCATAAACCTCGCAATGACGATCTTGATCTCGTTGGTGCTCATCCTCGGCGCCATCTGGGTATGCAAATTTCGTGCAAACAATACGCGCTAAATTGCCAAGGCACGCGTTAACCTCAATTTTCCCTCTCGTGTGTGTGCCTACAGCAAAACAAGTACCTGCTGCTGCCGTGGGTGGTGCTCGGCCTCATGCTGGTCATCGGCTTGGTCATCTCCATTATCTACACGGCCATCCGCTTCTACATCTGGGGCGACGCCATCACCGGCACCATTTACCTGGTGGCGGGGCTCATCGGCAACGGTAATGCTCCCGCAATTATCTGCTCGCTGCAACCCTTTCCGTTCCAACCCCCCTGTCCAGCATAGCTCGGAAGGCGGGATTATTGAGTCCCAATTGTGCCGATCGGTGGATTAATTAATGATGCCCGACGGCTGACGGACGCAAAAAGAGATTAATTGCCGCGGCAGCGTTGGTTTAGCGCGATGAGCATACACAAAATCGACCGGCTGCTTGCAAGCGGCAcgcaagaaaaaatgttattccCGCAACTGGCAAAATGCCCGTCGATTCTCTCGCGTGAGATTGTCAGACCAGATTGTGTCCGTAAATTTATATACAGTCCACCCAAGTTTTTCAGGCTGCAGGCGCTGACAGTCATTTtattacagtttttttttctgtgcgtGCCGGGTGGaaagtttgtaattaatttcttcatgCTGCGACTATTCTTCAAGCTGTTAGCGTAAATTTGTTCGGTCGGTaactaattttgaaactcCAAAGTAAGAAAAATGCGGTCGGTGCGGAAGCAAGAACTTGGCAAGATTTATTAAATGGGCGTTTCCACGTGagtttttacacttttttaaattttcatttgagcaCTAtccttgtttttaaaaacacgtcTACACCATCCTAAAAACattccaaaaatatcaaatcataTGAACAATAATTGCAGACGATATAAAACTCTCGTGGTAACCTGGGAACGGCCAGAAATAGAAGTAGACAACCGGGCCGACTGGCTGGTCGgtcaggttgcataacttgcGACTTAAAAATTCCATCTCTCCGTGCAGCGCGTGGGCAAAAGTTTTGCGTTCAAATTAAGAGCCTTTTGAGTCGAAGGGCAAACTTGGTTAGTCGCTCGTAAATCTCTCGGTCCGAAAGTGAAAGCATTTTTGGTCCTTTGTGTGGTTGCAGGCATCTTCTTCTACTTGTGGCTCGTCGTCTTCAGTTACTACCAACTGCTGAAGGAGGAGGGTGGCCACGGATTCTACGCCAAGACGCGCTACTGATTGCGAGGCCCGCCCGAGGGGAGACTCCAGCCAGCCGCAAATCAAAATGTGCCTTTGTCGTcggattaattaatattcgcaGCAGCCATATACCGTCACTtatacttaattaattacggGATTTCGTCGCCGGGGACAAAGCGGGTGGATGAGAtaaatgtatgtatgtatgctCGGCTCTCTCTCACGCAACAATAGTGCGTGCAACTTTGCACGAGATGTAATCCATTATATGACGAGAGGGAGAGAGTCTCCTTCTGTGCGCAACTCTTTCTCACGCATTTTCACTCAAAAGACGAGTTCTGCACTTCAGACGTTATAACAAATGAGGGTCATTTATTCGCTCGAATGTTTCATTTCGCGCGCTCTCTGCGGCTTCCAGCCTGCGTCCGTACTTTCTGGCAAACGAAATGCGTGAGCCGCTCTTTGCGGTTGCCAGCGCAAAAGCACATAGTTTTGAGAGCTAGGCGCTTGCAGAAATGCGCGCACAGTGACAGCCTTTTTGTCTTCAAGTAAATGGCCCCTTTGGAATGTACCACGTTCACTTGCCAATGCCACGATTAAGTGTTTTGTATCAATTTAAcatcaatgaaattaatcattttctagaaatttcaCCCAAATTTTCTGGACAGTgcgtgaatttttcaaatctaacaaaatgtaaaaatatttccttaaattccaaaacaaatccattttttcaataagtTCTTTTCTTAACTCTCAGTACGAATTTTGgcggtttttatatttttttgtggatttagttatttttatcgCGGCcctatttattaattcatatCCCACTTTTTAAAAGCTGCGATTCTGCCCATCACTATCAATGCAGGTTACTGTCATTTCCGCACGAATGAACGcgcaaaaaattcaacgcgcagataaattattttcctctaaaaatcactaaatcgataagagagagagagagcgtgaTGCAGCGTTCAATTCCCCGTTGAATTATGGATAtattcatgaatattttctaGCCCCGCGCGGTAATAAGCCCCGATTCCGAATATATATGTTTGCAATTAATGCATCTTTCATGTTCGGGGCGAGCGGAAAGTGACACCGTTTGGTCCACTTAATTTGCAAATCCGCCCTCGTAGCGCGTTAGTTATTCGCAGCGAAATGCCGTGGGagctttaaattattctcgTCTCGTCCTGTGGAGCAGAATTTGCAAAGTGGCCCCAGGGACTCGGTGACGAAATCAGGAAACAAAAGCTGCGCGCGACAAACAGGACGCAATCTTTGGAATTCAAAACCCTTCTTGCGCTGGCAAATCCCATTTCAACTTTATTAATCAAGGACGTGAATAGgtacaaacaaacacaaaatactGTAGCACTCGCTTTATTCTCTCTTGTCTGTCTCCGCGCGTTGGCTGGAAAGTCGAAGCAGGCTGAAAAAAACAGAGCGTATACTCTCTACTCTCTCTTTCCATCACGTTGTCTTTTTACTAACCAACTCCGAGCGggcgttttattatttttattgagctatttttattattattttcactgctCTCATGCCATGAATTATGTTTTCAAAGTATGTATTTTTAGCTTGGCGTTTAcaaaggagagagaaaagaacaCAGTGTATGGATGTTTACTTATATTAAGTACGCTGCCATGactcacaaaataaatatttaacttaaacCCTCAACAGtgcgtttgttttatttacaaactGAAATAGCCCCAAATTCAgtttaatgaaaaaagcaagaattttacaattaaaaactcGTTGTTCCTTTATTgtctgtgaaataaatttagccaaataaaattttggagaatacaaaaatttggtgtaaattttaagcaacAAAAAGTGCCATTccacaaatcaaatttctcattttccacCAGGGACGAATAAAAAAGTGCCGCTTGATGGCGCCGCTCTGGGAAATATATGCGTTTTTCAGCAGATAAATAATGGACCCGTTTTGTTGAacagctttttatttgtttatgtaACAAAAATACAAGATGAGAGGGGTGGTAGGGACGACGAGATGAGAGGATGAGCGAGCGGATTCAGAAGGACGAGGCGAGCAGCGCCCGCAGGCCGGTGGCCAGCGCTGCCGCGGCCACCGAGGAAAAGTGCACGAGACAACCACTGGGAACCAGCTTCTCGTTCCGCTTCACTCGACGGCTGCTGAGCCTGAAAAGTTGACATCGAAATTTcatgttaaacaaaaaatccagcCTGTGCTGGACATGACTCAATAATTAATCCAATCATccatcaataataattaatccaaTCATCCACGTGGACAGGGGATTGAGTGGCCgtgacaaataattaatttgagttaaaaatggaCGCTAATgaccgaaaattaattttaaacgatgTATTATTTAAGACGAAAagattaaatcattttttaaaattatatattatgcacgatattttgatttaataatttttttattgctgaacTTTGTATTTAGTTTTTAGCTCTGATATTCACAATTTGAGAAGTCTTGCTCTCACTGTCCATTGatcacttaaaattaatccaatttcaatttctttagttaatttttaaacaatatgcTACATTTTATGTGTTATCATTTTCAGGAAATCGCCCTGACATCACTGGCATTACGCTAAATTAATGCTTTTATATATCAGTGCATATAGTCATTccgaaaattgttttcctcttCCAGGAgagctgttttaaaaattgactcgtATTTATCAGTTATAAAACTGCAAAAGAAGTAAAGTCAAACATGTATAgaacattattttatgaaaataataattttttttaatctgctaCGTATAAGACTTTATATTTCTGCACGGAAATTTCCCAGAACCAGTttctaaaaaagttaaaaaatttaaaaatcacacattaatttgaaaatccaCACTGAacagattccaaaaatgtaaaactaTATTATTGACTTGTAAccatttttctagaaattatGTCAGCctgaaatttgttaaaatttatcttttattattattatcatcaactatttaaaatatttttattcgaatactctaataaaatttatgattgtttataaaaaaagaattctgAACTCACCCGTAGCAACCAGTGATGGGTTTTTGCCACCTGAGCGCCTCCTTGAGCCAGTCATGGCGCACAAATTCGGCGCTGGAGGAGCCCTCGATCCCGCAGAGGGCCAGCTGCTCGAGGAAAAGGTCTCGGCGTGGCTCCGGAAAATCGGCTTTGGCGATCTCGGTCGCTTCGACGAGAATTTTGTCGCACGCGTCAACGATTAGTGAGTCGAGGTCGCGGCCAGCCACTTTGCACTGCAGCTGTGGGATAAGAAAATGGAGTGGAAATGATTAATGCGCCGCCGTTGCGAGTGCGTTTAGTCTATACATCGGTTATTCGCACGTGAGCGGGCGTTTGGCACCACACTAGTGCAGTGTCAATTTCCTCCTGCTCTTTTGATGGATTGGTTCGAACAGATAGAatcattttcctttgaaaaatatgcttCTAAAGTCAGCTCgcattaagaaatttttctcacgGTCTtcatttggttaaatttttatttttgttgccaattttttagTCTTAAAAGTTTCAcgtcatttttttagaaaatattgtttatttgtgcagaccattaaattaatttgaaagtaaGGAAAGGTGTAACTCATCATGAGAGAAAGATGCAGgaacaaaaagtaaaaaagagaaaagcgaAACATATTGCCTTGCACAAAGCAAAATGTGGCAACAACAGCGTTCCTTTTCAAAGAGATAAATAACATTAGCTCTGCGCAGAGAATGCTCTCGGTGCTGAATGCTGAATGAAATTCATTCGGCTCTGCCTCACCGGGGTCGTTTTTCAAGCcatccttttaatttttgcctgcACCCGCACGCGCGCCCAGCCAAACGCAAACCGCATGGGAGTAGGCGCACATgcggaaaatttgtttccgTCGCTGACAGTAGCTCTTGCGCGGCATTCTACGCAGGATATTCGCGACACTGCAACGCGAGACGGGCCAGAGAGGGCAAATTTCGCGAGGTTTTTGGTAGAAAGAAATTATAGTTTGAGCAGCGAAACGACTATTTgactaaataaaaagttgGACCTTTTGACGAGATGTGCATTGCATTCTTCTGTAGTTTGTTAATCTCGAAACCAATCTAGATTCGAGCTCTGTTAAAGAGACCGGAGGAAAAGAGCATGCATATAAATTATTGGGAaactttttcccttttgtttgTCCTGTTTTGTTGTGGCGTTTTTTGATAAAGAAGAGGATCGCGTCTGCCTAAACAAACACAGCGTTCGTATTTTCcagggaaaatattaattttgaggaGAGGAATACTTTCCACAGGGAGGATAAAAAAGTTCAAAGCGTTCTGCTAGCAAGAGTTATTCGGACTTAAaagttttctctttttgtttgtaaagaaaaataaaagtaaataaacaaacgcAGAGAAAGGAATATTGGACACGATTCtaacattttcttttcttaagCCAGACTATACTAGTTTTAGGCGTACATATTACACAAACCTTAATTCTCcaagtaaaatattgttttacactaaataaataaatttgtttattaataataatatgtaaatgaaaatCGGTGAATTACACTTGTtcgtagagcacaaaaaactcaaataatCACATATATTCTAATGCTAACTAAAACTTATTTCGGTTTGTTAATGCgcagaaaaatatgataaatttaattgattttaaaattttgaggaacCTTTCCAAACGAAAAACTGGAGCAACATTgtctataaatttcagctcaGAATAATAATTGGAGCCTAACGAGGTATTAGCTATTGTACCGACCAAAGTctaaaaattgggattttCCTAGAGAGGCAATATTTTactatcaatttatttactatgagtaaaaaaatatattctatgattgaacaaaaattggctataaaatttgatgaaaagagCTTTcccaatgaaaataataaaatgatttttcatatGAAGTCAAGAGCTTGCTAAAaacgtcaaattaaaatttctccctTTTTAACAACtcaacacaaattaaattaagtgcaTTATTGTCAAATAGTTCATCTAGGGTGAGATAAATAGACAAACAATTGACAAACAataatcagaattttttaacaaaccataattttctaaaattattgtttttgagacgtctaaaatgggaaaattcaCAAGGTAGCAATTGTCATTATGAAGATAATTTTCTTCAGAAACTGAAATCCCGTAGAAACGTAAccattacaatttaatttgagcatCCAGTGCCCGAAAATACCAACCAAATCACGCTCTAGTATTTTCTAAactgagtgttttttttaatggcgTCCTCAGGTTAAGATTGGTTTTTAGAGCTTTCCatcctttcatttttttgttgcacattaaaattaataatttaaagagtgTCTGTTAACAATTCAAtcatcaaacatttttcaatggaCTTAActctattcatttttcatgtcTAGAAATGATATAAACAAATCATTTTGTGGTCCCCTCTAAGCTTTAGACCTGCA is part of the Cloeon dipterum chromosome 1, ieCloDipt1.1, whole genome shotgun sequence genome and harbors:
- the LOC135940368 gene encoding uncharacterized protein LOC135940368 gives rise to the protein MTWLDSCCCCFSLRSGTILSGILGMIVGFISMVMVLLTEVKMQTIIIDTLSPEIVRIILAINLAMTILISLVLILGAIWQNKYLLLPWVVLGLMLVIGLVISIIYTAIRFYIWGDAITGTIYLVAGLIGNGIFFYLWLVVFSYYQLLKEEGGHGFYAKTRY